The genomic region GCCGAATGGCGCGCCGGGGTGACACGCTCCGTTCTGATGACCATGGCCGCCGAACCGAGCCTCGTCGACTTCCTGTTCGTGCAGACGCGCTCTCCGCTCGTCGTACGGGATATCGACCTGCTCAAGGCCCTGGGCGATCGCGTCCTCGTGTCCGTGACCTTGGAGACGGATCGGGAGGACGTCAGGCGCCGCTTTGCACCGCACGCGCCCACCGTCCGAGCGCGGATCCGCGCGCTGGAATCGCTGCGCGCGGCGGGCATCCCCGTGCAGGTCGCCGTCGCGCCGCTGCTCCCGTCCTCCCCTGACTTCCCGCACCTCATCGCGTCCTTGGCCGACTTCGTAGCCATCGACGACTGGTTCGTCGGCGACGGAGCCCGAGGAACGCGGAGCCTCGCGCTCGGCGTCGACCGGCTGTATTTGCCCGAGGAACGCGATGCGTGGTTCCATCCGCGCGCGGCGCGCACGTTTGCGCAGCGGCTCGCCGACGCCATGGCGCGTGATCGCATCTATCTTCATCAGCAAGGGTTTCTGCCGACCAACGCCCGGCATCCGTTTGACGAAGGGAACGATTCGCCTCATGCGTGAGAGCGTACCTCTTTATCAACAGCTCAAGTCGGAGCTTCTTGAGAAAATCCTGAGTGGAGCATGGCCGCCTGGCGAGCAGATCCCGTCAGAGGCCGAACTCGCGGCCATGTACGACGTGAGCCGCACGACCGTGCGCCAAGCCGTGGGCGATCTCGTCACCGCCGGCTTCATCGTCCGGCGCCAAGGGAAAGGCACCTATGTCGCGGACGTCGACCACCCCACCGCCTCCACCACCCTCTACGGGTTTGCGGAAGAGCTGCGGGCGCTCGGGCTCTCGGTGACGGTGCGCGTGGAACGCCTCGACATGCAAAGGTGCCCGGAGGACATCGCGCGCCTGCTCCGGGTTCCCCAGTCAAGACAGGTGCTGTATATCGAACGCACCGCCTACGTCGACGAGATTGCGTATTTCCACGAGCGGTCCTATTTGGTACCTCCGTACCAGGTTGCCTCGCGGATGCCGCCCGATCCGACTATGTACGATTCCATCTACGGATTTTTTGAGCAGAACGGTGTGCGGATTAACTCGGGCAGCCAGACCATCTCCGCTGAGCTCGCGACGGATGAAGATTGCGCGCGGTTTGGGCTCACGCCGCCAGCGCCGATTCTGCACATCGAACGGATCACGCGGGACGAATCGGGAGCCCCGGTGGAATATTCGTTGGTGCGTTATCCGGCGGATCGATATCAACTTCGGGTTCACCTGCTGCGTCAGCCGCACTGACGCAGCAGACGCAAGCGGAGGTGGCAAAACGGGCGGCCGACCGGTACAATGGAGAGGAATGACGCAACTTGTTATGATGTCATAACAAGTTGTGCCGCGAGGAACGTTATGCAGCACATTTCAAGGCCAGGACATCCTGTAGATGGGCCACCGAAGACGGCGAGGACTTGCGAAAGGGGACGCGGGGATGGAACGGGCGACTTTGGCGCAAAGGGAGCATCGCCTTCCTCTTGAGGACGTGATTCAACGCCCGAGCGGCATGTGGTTTATCGTCGGCACCGTCTGCTTCGGCGCCTTCATGGCGGCGCTCGACGCCAGCATCATCAGCATCGCGCTGCCAAAACTGGAGCAGGCGTTTCACACCACGATGAACCGCATCGAGTGGGTGAGTCTCATCTACCTGCTGGCGCTCGCCGGATGCATTGTCGCATTTGGGCGCTTGTCGGATCTCATCGGGCGGCGGCCGATGTACACGCTCGGCTTCGGCGTGTTCATCGTCGGATCGGCCCTTTGTGGCGCTTCATGGAGCTTAGCCAGCCTGCTTGCCTTCCGCGTCCTGCAGGGCATTGGCGCGAGCCTGCTCCAGGCCAACAGCGTCTCCATCATCACCGCGGCGGCGGACGCTGAGCGGCGAGGCCAGGCCATTGGCTTTCAAGCGCTGGCCCAGGGGCTCGGCCTGAGCCTCGGCCCCCTTGTGGGCGGTGTGCTCACCCACATTGCGTCTTGGAGGCTCATCTTTTACATCAACGTGCCCGTGGGCATTCTCGGCACTCTGTCGGCGCTCTTGTTTCTGCCCCGCGACCGCCGCGAAGGCCCTCGCCCCCGTTTCGATCTCGTCGGCGCTCTTGTGCTCGCCTGCCTGCTCATCGTGACCATGTACGTGCTCAAGGAAGGCTTCACGCCTGAGAGCCGGCCGACCATCACGGCCGTTCTCCTGGCCGTTGCGGTCCTGGCCACCGCCCTGTTCATCTTCATCGAGCGCAAAGCAGATCCCGCACTGGTTCCCATCTCGTATCTGCGGGAACCCCTCATTTGGATGGGAAACCTGACGTCCGTCCTCTCGTTCAGCGTGATGTACGCCATTACCCTCGTGGTGCCGTACTGGTTTGTCCACATCGAAGGACTGTCGAGCGCCAAGGCCGGCCTCCTGCTCACCGCGCTTCCCGTCGGCATGGCGCTTTGCACGCCGTTCGCCGGCCGCCTTGCCGACCGATGGTCGAAGGTCAAGGTATCGGCGCTTGGCATGGTGCTCGCGGCCATCGGCGCCGCAGGGCTATTTGCCTTCACTCGCACCACGCCGGCGTTTCTCGCCGGGCTCTTCCTCGTCGGCTGCGGCGTCGGCACCTTTACGCCTGCCAACAACGCGCGCGTGATGAACGCCACGCCCGGCCCGCACCTCGGCGTGGCGGGCGGCATCCTCAACATGAGCCGCACGCTCGGGATGGGCGTCGGCGTCACGGCTGGCGGGGTGAGTGTCGAGTTGTTCACCGCCGCCTTCGGCGCGCACGATGTGGCGCTCGCGTATCGCTGCAGCTTCCTGGTCGCGGCCGCCCTCGCGCTTATCGCCCTCGGCTTAACCCTGCTTCCACAGGGTAGGTCTCAAGCAGGGAAGTGACGCGCGGGTCGATCCGGCCGCGGGCCGCGGCTTCGGCTTCACACGCGGGCGAGCAGAACCCGTGCATCGCCTGCTCACACGCCTCGCAGCACAGAAATCTGCGGTGGCAATCGAGATACCCACAGTTGATGTACCGATCGCTCGGCTGACCACAGATGGAGCAGCGAGCAATGATCACATCTTCGTCGGTCTGGTTGACCCGCACGGCGACGCGATCGTCAAACACGTAGCATTTGCCGAGGAACTTCCTGCCCCGCACCTCCGGGTCTTTGCCGTACGTGACGATGCCCCCGTCCAGTTGATAGACCTCTTCAATGCCCTGCTCCAGCAAGTAGCCGGAGAGCTTTTCGCAGCGAATGCCCCCTGTGCAATAGGTCAACACCTTTTTGCCGCGCCACTCGTCCTTGTGCCGCTCGATCCAGTC from Alicyclobacillus vulcanalis harbors:
- the trhO gene encoding oxygen-dependent tRNA uridine(34) hydroxylase TrhO; translated protein: MSYEVMLFYKFTPIDHPEALAEEQRAICESLGLRGRILVAEEGLNGTLSGAAGACAAYREHMHRDTRFSDMLFKVDPSDGHVFPRLSVKRKAEIVHFGVSGAPKPWEKTGQRLSPKAWYEMLGREDVVVIDGRNDYEYEIGHFEGALRPEVSTFREFPDWIERHKDEWRGKKVLTYCTGGIRCEKLSGYLLEQGIEEVYQLDGGIVTYGKDPEVRGRKFLGKCYVFDDRVAVRVNQTDEDVIIARCSICGQPSDRYINCGYLDCHRRFLCCEACEQAMHGFCSPACEAEAAARGRIDPRVTSLLETYPVEAGLSRGR
- a CDS encoding MFS transporter, which codes for MERATLAQREHRLPLEDVIQRPSGMWFIVGTVCFGAFMAALDASIISIALPKLEQAFHTTMNRIEWVSLIYLLALAGCIVAFGRLSDLIGRRPMYTLGFGVFIVGSALCGASWSLASLLAFRVLQGIGASLLQANSVSIITAAADAERRGQAIGFQALAQGLGLSLGPLVGGVLTHIASWRLIFYINVPVGILGTLSALLFLPRDRREGPRPRFDLVGALVLACLLIVTMYVLKEGFTPESRPTITAVLLAVAVLATALFIFIERKADPALVPISYLREPLIWMGNLTSVLSFSVMYAITLVVPYWFVHIEGLSSAKAGLLLTALPVGMALCTPFAGRLADRWSKVKVSALGMVLAAIGAAGLFAFTRTTPAFLAGLFLVGCGVGTFTPANNARVMNATPGPHLGVAGGILNMSRTLGMGVGVTAGGVSVELFTAAFGAHDVALAYRCSFLVAAALALIALGLTLLPQGRSQAGK
- a CDS encoding GntR family transcriptional regulator produces the protein MRESVPLYQQLKSELLEKILSGAWPPGEQIPSEAELAAMYDVSRTTVRQAVGDLVTAGFIVRRQGKGTYVADVDHPTASTTLYGFAEELRALGLSVTVRVERLDMQRCPEDIARLLRVPQSRQVLYIERTAYVDEIAYFHERSYLVPPYQVASRMPPDPTMYDSIYGFFEQNGVRINSGSQTISAELATDEDCARFGLTPPAPILHIERITRDESGAPVEYSLVRYPADRYQLRVHLLRQPH
- a CDS encoding SPL family radical SAM protein, with protein sequence MARSTKRKRRLLTRTGGYLAGYDYTLNPFVGCAYGCLYCYVQALPIARFRRERWGSYADIKPVDPETWQNELRGARRRGATRIFMSSSTDPYQPAEWRAGVTRSVLMTMAAEPSLVDFLFVQTRSPLVVRDIDLLKALGDRVLVSVTLETDREDVRRRFAPHAPTVRARIRALESLRAAGIPVQVAVAPLLPSSPDFPHLIASLADFVAIDDWFVGDGARGTRSLALGVDRLYLPEERDAWFHPRAARTFAQRLADAMARDRIYLHQQGFLPTNARHPFDEGNDSPHA